The Algiphilus sp. DNA segment GACCGCCCCATGACCCGTCATCACGCTCCCGATCTGCGACTCGGCGTCAATATCGATCACGTCGCGACGCTGCGCCAGGCGCGCGGTACCACCTACCCGGATCCGGTCGCGGCCGCCCTGGTGGCCGAGGGCGCGGGCGCCGACGGCATCACCGTGCACCTGCGCGAGGATCGGCGACACATACAGGATGCCGACGTCGAGCGACTGCTCGCCACCGTGAACGTGCCGCTGAACCTGGAGATGGCGGTCGTGGACGACATGGTCGCCATCGCCGAACGCCTCTCGCCGCCGCGGGCCTGTCTGGTGCCGGAGCGACGGGAGGAGGTCACCACCGAAGGCGGCCTGGATGTCGTGGGACATCGGGACGCTGTCACGCGGGCCGTTGCGCGGCTCGACGCGGTGGGGACGCGGGTGTCGCTTTTCGTCGACCCCGATCCGGGCCTGCTCGATGCGATTCGCGCCACCGGCGCACCGGCGGTCGAGATGCATACCGGTGCCTACGCAGAGGCATCGGCCACCGAGCGCGCGGGCGAGCTTGCGCGACTGCGCCGCTTCGCGCGCGAAGCGGCGGCCGCCGGGCTGGAAGTGCATGCCGGGCACGGTCTCCATGTCGACAACGTGGGTGCGGTGGCGGCGCTGCCCGAGGTCGTGGAGCTCAATATCGGCCACGCGCTGATCGCGGAAGCGGTCTTCCAGGGACTGCCGGCCGCCATCGCGGCGATGCGCCGCGCCATGCTTGCCGGGCGGCGCGGATGATATTCGGGGTCGGCGTGGATCTCGCACGCGTGGAGCGCTTCCGGGCGGTCTGGGAGCGTCGCGGCGAGCGCTTCGCGCGCCGCATCCTGCACTCGCTGGAACACGAACCCTCCGCCGCCGCCGGCGATCCCGCGCGCGATCTCGCCAAGCGGTGGGCGGCCAAGGAAGCCTATGCCAAGGCGCTGGGGACCAAGATCGGTCGCATCGCGGCGCATGACATCGGCCTGCTGCGCGATCCGG contains these protein-coding regions:
- the pdxJ gene encoding pyridoxine 5'-phosphate synthase, whose amino-acid sequence is MTRHHAPDLRLGVNIDHVATLRQARGTTYPDPVAAALVAEGAGADGITVHLREDRRHIQDADVERLLATVNVPLNLEMAVVDDMVAIAERLSPPRACLVPERREEVTTEGGLDVVGHRDAVTRAVARLDAVGTRVSLFVDPDPGLLDAIRATGAPAVEMHTGAYAEASATERAGELARLRRFAREAAAAGLEVHAGHGLHVDNVGAVAALPEVVELNIGHALIAEAVFQGLPAAIAAMRRAMLAGRRG
- the acpS gene encoding holo-ACP synthase, which translates into the protein MIFGVGVDLARVERFRAVWERRGERFARRILHSLEHEPSAAAGDPARDLAKRWAAKEAYAKALGTKIGRIAAHDIGLLRDPDSGAPRIVLSEHGAAFSEQRGAGRAHISLSDEGDLVIAMVVLEPAGPSGV